In the genome of Campylobacter concisus, the window TACAGATTAAAATTTTAAAAAGGTTGTATAAATTTAATGAACGATATTATTGAAATAACTGGCGCAAGAGAACATAATTTAAAAAATATAAATCTCAAAATTCCTAAAAATAAATTAGTGGTTTTTACCGGTCTTAGCGGAAGCGGCAAGAGCACGCTAGCCTTTGATACGCTTTATGCTGAGGGACAAAGAAGATACATGGAGAGCCTTAGTAGCTACGCTAGGCAGTTTTTAGACCGTGTGGGTAAGCCTGATGTCGATAAGATCGAGGGTTTAACGCCTGCTATTGCGATCGATCAAAAGACGACTTCCAAAAACCCTCGCTCAACGGTCGGTACGATCACTGAAATTTATGACTATCTAAGGCTTTTGTACGCAAGAGTTGGTGTTCAGCACTGCCATAAATGTGGCAAACCTATCTCGAAAATGAGTGCGAGCGATATCATAAATGAAATTTCAAAACTCCCACTTGGCGCAAAGGTGATCATCTATGCACCGCTAGTGCGTGAGAAAAAGGGCACATGGGCGGATCTGATCGAAAATTTACGCCAAAAAGGCTTTGTGAGAGCGCAGATAGATGGCGTGGTGGTGAGGCTTGATGAGGAGATCGAGCTTGCAAAAACGAAAAAGCACACGATAAAGGTCATCGTTGATAGGATTGCCATCGATGAACAAAATCACGAACGCCTTGCTAGCGACGTGGAAAAAGCGCTAAATGAGAGCTTTGGCGAGGTCGAGATAGAGATCGCAAATGCCGATGAGTTGGGGATTAAAGAGAGTTTTATACATTACAGCGAGCACATGGCTTGCTTCGACTGCAAAATTTCATTTACGCCGCTTGAGCCGCTAAGCTTTAGCTTTAACTCGCCAAAGGGCGCTTGCGAGCACTGCGACGGACTTGGCATAAGATATAGCCTAGATATGAGTAAGATCATAGACGAGGAAAAATCGATAGAAAACGGCGCGATCAAGCTACTTTACGGCTACAACATGAGCTATTACTATAAATTTTTACTTGCTTTTTGCGAGCAAAATGGTATCGATATTAAAAGGCCCTATTATGAGCTTAGCGAAGATGAAAAAAGGCTCGTTTTATACGGCAACGTCAAGGATGTTGAGTTCTTTTGGAAGCGAAATAAACTGCTTAGAAAATTTGATGGAGTAGTTAAAATTTCACATGGGCTTTTAAAGGATTATAAGGACTTTGACGAGTACATGAGCGAGAAAATTTGCGATGCTTGTAATGGCCACAGGCTAAAGCCCCAAAGCCTAGCGGTCAAGGTCGCTGGCCTTGGACTTGGTGAAATTTTAGATATGAGCATAGAAAACTGCACCGCTTTTTTCTCAAATGAGAAAAATTTTGCCTATCTTAGCGACTACGACAAGGCGATCGCAAAGCCTATCTTAAAAGAGATCAACGAGAGGCTTTTCTTTTTGTATGACGTGGGGCTTGGCTACTTGTCGCTCGGACGTGATGCTAGGACGATCAGTGGCGGTGAGGCGCAGCGCATCAGGATCGCGAGCCAGATAGGAAGTGGGCTAAGTGGCGTCATGTATGTGCTTGATGAGCCAAGTATCGGTCTTCACGAGCGTGATACACTAAAACTCATAAAGACGCTTAGAAATTTACAAGCCAAAGGCAACTCTGTAATCGTCGTCGAGCATGATAAAAAGACGATAGAGGAGGCTGATTTTATCGTAGATATCGGCCCTGGAGCTGGTAAATTTGGCGGTAATGTGGTCTTTGCAGGCACAGCAAAAGAGCTTTTAAGCTCAGATACTCAGACTGCACAATACATAAATAGTAAGAAAAAGATCAACTATCAAAAAAATAGAAAGGCTGAGAAGTGGCTTGAAATTTCAAATGTAAATATCAACAATATCTCAAATTTAACCGCTAAATTTCCGCTTAGAAATTTAGTTGGTATCACTGGTGTCTCAGGATCTGGCAAGAGCTCGCTAGTGCTTCAGACCTTGCTTCCAGAGGCGCAGGAGCAGCTAAATAGAGCTAAAAAAGTGAAAAAAATAGCTGGGGTAAATTTAAACGGACTTGAGAATTTAGACAAGGTTATATACCTCGATCAAAGCCCGATCGGCCGCACTCCACGCTCAAATCCAGCGACTTATACTGGCGTGATGGACGAGATAAGAAATTTATTTGCGCAGACTAAAGAAGCTAAGCTTAGAGGCTATAAAATAGGGCGTTTTAGCTTTAACGTCAAAGGTGGGCGCTGCGAGAAGTGCCAAGGCGAGGGCGAGATCACGATCGAGATGCACTTTTTACCTGATATAAATGTGGTTTGTGATGTTTGTAACGGCGCTAGATACAACGCTCAGACCTTGGAAATTTTATATAAAGGCAAAAACATCGCCGAAGTGCTAAATATGAGCATAGATGAGGCGGTTGAGTTTTTCAAGGCTGTGCCAAAGATCGCTTCAAAGCTCACCACGCTGCAAGACGTAGGGCTTGGCTACATCACACTTGGGCAAAATGCAGTCACACTTAGTGGCGGTGAGGCGCAACGTGTGAAGCTAGCAAAAGAGCTTAGTAGAAGCGATACTGGAAATACGCTTTATATCCTTGATGAGCCAACGACGGGGCTTCATTTTGCCGATGTCGATAGGCTTGTAAAGGTGCTAAATCACTTAGTTGATCTTGGAAATTCGGTCTTTGTAATCGAGCATAATATGGATGTGATCAAAAACTGCGACTATATCGTAGATATGGGGCCAGAAGGCGGCGCAAAAGGCGGTAAAGTGATAGCGTGCGGCAGTGTAAAAGAGGTGGCTAAAAACTATAAAAAAACTGGTAGCTACACTGGAGAATTTCTAGCGCAAGAGCTTGAGGAAATGAAGAAAAGGTAGAAATTTAGCTCAATCGTTTCTTTGTAAAATTTGAAACGGTTGAGGCGTATTGGAGCATTAGCTAATTTTTAAGGTCGATTTTTCATCTATCGCACTTAAAGCTAGAGCCCAAAATAGTAGCATTAAAAGTGCATTTTCATGGTGAAATGTTGTATTTGCAAGTGAGATTATATTATTAGCCATAAGCATTAAAAGTGCAAGAAAAACTATGCTATTTTGTCTAAAATTTTTAATGAATTTTATAAAGAGTGATAGTTGAAATACCAAATATGCAAGCAAGGCAACGATGCCCTTTTCTGTTAAAAATGTTAAAAAGGTATTGTGTGCGTGACTAACATGAACTTCAACATTACCTGGAAAATATTTTGTTATATCAATGATCTTAAACTCACCAGAACCTATCCCAAATAAAGGGTGTTCTAACCACGTATAAAATGCGCTAGCAAAGATCGGATATCTAGTCTCTGATCCAGTAACCCCTTTTGTTAGTTGACTATACAATCTTTCATCTTGAGCGATATTTGTTGATATGTATATATAAGAAATAGCTATTACACTAAATAAAATTATTAAGCCTAATAAAAATTTTATTTTTATCTGTTTATTTAAAATTTCAAAAAGCAAGTAAGTAAAAATAATGATTGGCAAAAGATACATTGCAGCTCTTGAGCCAGCTATCATTATACCAAGGACGCAAATTCCGGCAACACTTATGCCTATGTACTTTTCAAAAATTTCTTTGCTATTTATCGAAACTAATGCTACACAAAAAACTAGCAGCATAAAAATAGCGCTATGATTTACGTGTC includes:
- a CDS encoding excinuclease ABC subunit A codes for the protein MNDIIEITGAREHNLKNINLKIPKNKLVVFTGLSGSGKSTLAFDTLYAEGQRRYMESLSSYARQFLDRVGKPDVDKIEGLTPAIAIDQKTTSKNPRSTVGTITEIYDYLRLLYARVGVQHCHKCGKPISKMSASDIINEISKLPLGAKVIIYAPLVREKKGTWADLIENLRQKGFVRAQIDGVVVRLDEEIELAKTKKHTIKVIVDRIAIDEQNHERLASDVEKALNESFGEVEIEIANADELGIKESFIHYSEHMACFDCKISFTPLEPLSFSFNSPKGACEHCDGLGIRYSLDMSKIIDEEKSIENGAIKLLYGYNMSYYYKFLLAFCEQNGIDIKRPYYELSEDEKRLVLYGNVKDVEFFWKRNKLLRKFDGVVKISHGLLKDYKDFDEYMSEKICDACNGHRLKPQSLAVKVAGLGLGEILDMSIENCTAFFSNEKNFAYLSDYDKAIAKPILKEINERLFFLYDVGLGYLSLGRDARTISGGEAQRIRIASQIGSGLSGVMYVLDEPSIGLHERDTLKLIKTLRNLQAKGNSVIVVEHDKKTIEEADFIVDIGPGAGKFGGNVVFAGTAKELLSSDTQTAQYINSKKKINYQKNRKAEKWLEISNVNINNISNLTAKFPLRNLVGITGVSGSGKSSLVLQTLLPEAQEQLNRAKKVKKIAGVNLNGLENLDKVIYLDQSPIGRTPRSNPATYTGVMDEIRNLFAQTKEAKLRGYKIGRFSFNVKGGRCEKCQGEGEITIEMHFLPDINVVCDVCNGARYNAQTLEILYKGKNIAEVLNMSIDEAVEFFKAVPKIASKLTTLQDVGLGYITLGQNAVTLSGGEAQRVKLAKELSRSDTGNTLYILDEPTTGLHFADVDRLVKVLNHLVDLGNSVFVIEHNMDVIKNCDYIVDMGPEGGAKGGKVIACGSVKEVAKNYKKTGSYTGEFLAQELEEMKKR
- a CDS encoding O-antigen ligase; this translates as MKNDIVSKLYNLFLVIVLFTLPVTEGLKQISLTLFVLAGIYICVKEKRQFKFDLINISLFIFVLATFISCLVNGVSASRALDPLRCMLFFFVARSVGIEKINFKILFFALFAGLIAAFIPACVEKFTSNDPLALFELKSIGHVNHSAIFMLLVFCVALVSINSKEIFEKYIGISVAGICVLGIMIAGSRAAMYLLPIIIFTYLLFEILNKQIKIKFLLGLIILFSVIAISYIYISTNIAQDERLYSQLTKGVTGSETRYPIFASAFYTWLEHPLFGIGSGEFKIIDITKYFPGNVEVHVSHAHNTFLTFLTEKGIVALLAYLVFQLSLFIKFIKNFRQNSIVFLALLMLMANNIISLANTTFHHENALLMLLFWALALSAIDEKSTLKIS